One part of the Vitis riparia cultivar Riparia Gloire de Montpellier isolate 1030 chromosome 8, EGFV_Vit.rip_1.0, whole genome shotgun sequence genome encodes these proteins:
- the LOC117920054 gene encoding protein EMSY-LIKE 3-like isoform X1, which produces MDYELSDSSGTDDDLPPSHQNRGSRGGRVAGNGRSVVGSAPYPRLHSDMETQIHHLEQEAYSSVLRAFKAQSDAITWDKEGLITELRKELRVSDDEHRELLARVNADNIIQRIREWRQAGGHQTAMLSMSQHAHDQIPSPTVSASRKKQKLSQSVPSLSFGVSSQALHPQSVAPASVQPSPSTMKRGPALGGRGKKFKPGQPFPGLSSVKSMQYHSSIPAGRGQFRTSSGTLTTNEPAEPGTYDPLIGRKVMTRWPEDNNFYEAVITDYNPLEGLHALVYDINTTNETWEWVDLKEISPEDIQWEGEDPGISRQGGRGGQGRGVKRSTSRGVALPSAGRGRGSTKVQSNREFPPSQNGIGKKVSDSDDIEIFHTDTLIKEVERVFGASHPDPVELEKAKKMLKEHEQALVDAISRLGDASDGESDEEQPLSHGQRMDREQGWRTGGGGEMAGGMPDGSEGGERMAGVGRTASDDQQDNDIDDI; this is translated from the exons ATGGACTATGAGCTCTCCGATAGTAGCG GTACTGATGATGATCTTCCTCCATCACATCAAAATAGAGGTTCAAGAGGAGGTCGTGTTGCAGGAAATGGAAGATCTGTTGTAGGTTCTGCCCCATACCCTAGGTTGCATAGTGATATGGAGACCCAGATTCACCACCTTGAGCAAGAAGCCTACAGTTCTGTTTTGAGAGCTTTTAAAGCTCAGTCCGATGCCATTACTTGG GATAAGGAAGGTTTAATAACAGAACTTAGGAAAGAGCTGAGGGTATCAGATGATGAACACAGAGAGCTTCTGGCCAGAGTTAATGCTGATAACATAATTCAGAGGATAag GGAATGGAGACAGGCAGGTGGGCACCAAACTGCTATGCTCAGCATGTCTCAGCATGCTCATGATCAAATACCTAGTCCTACTGTTTCAGCATCTCGCAAGAAACAGAAGCTATCTCAATCGGTACCTTCTCTTTCATTTGGTGTCTCATCACAAGCTTTACACCCTCAATCAGTAGCTCCTGCATCAGTGCAGCCATCGCCATCGACCATGAAACGAGGACCTGCATTAGGTGGCCGGGGGAAAAAATTTAAACCA GGTCAACCATTTCCTGGTTTATCCTCAGTGAAGTCTATGCAATACCATTCAAGCATTCCTGCAGGAAGGGGTCAATTTCGCACTTCTTCTGGCACCCTCACAACAAATGAACCTGCTGAGCCTGGAACATATGATCCATTAATTGGAAGGAAGGTGATGACGAGATGGCCTGAAGACAACAACTTCTATGAGGCTGTAATTACTGATTACAACCCTCTTGAG gGTCTACATGCTCTTGTCTATGACATAAATACAACAAATGAGACTTGGGAATGGGTTGATCTCAAAGAG ATTTCTCCTGAGGACATCCAATGGGAAGGGGAGGATCCAGGAATATCACGTCAAGGAGGGCGTGGCGGACAAGGTCGTGGTGTTAAGAGATCCACAAGCCGTGGTGTTGCTCTTCCAAGTGCTGGAAGAGGGAGAGGATCCACAAAGGTTCAATCCAATAGGGAATTCCCCCCATCTCAAAATGGGATCGGGAAGAAAGTTTCAGATTCGGATGATATTGAAATATTTCACACAGATACACTAATAAAGGAG GTTGAGAGGGTATTTGGTGCAAGTCATCCTGATCCTGTTGAGCTTGAAAAGGCAAAGAAAATGCTCAAA GAGCATGAGCAAGCATTGGTTGATGCAATCTCAAGGCTTGGGGATGCGTCTGATGGTGAAAGTG ATGAAGAGCAGCCTCTCTCACATGGGCAACGAATGGACCGAGAACAGGGATGGAGAACAGGTGGTGGGGGTGAGATGGCTGGAGGAATGCCTGATGGTTCTGAGGGTGGTGAAAGGATGGCAGGGGTGGGTAGAACCGCTTCAGATGACCAACAAGACAATGATATTGATGACatctaa
- the LOC117919536 gene encoding uncharacterized protein LOC117919536, which yields MKASLKFREDQKPLFRAKVPINVLGLPFQSGVVAGESKELTLSLASFFDSGPSLKLAYRPNDSWNPFSLIVKTGSGPFGSPNSSSMMMTAEFNMLGRGNPSFFLHFKPRFGDFCIKKSQSSAFVNHILKSEPNGVVSDEEDGTVEVVEKSEGYFPVNGVFSPNKIGVSPPEGVSAAGVINGLFSGVNLSANTVLPMRKGAVLSFRWGLRVPAEVKTALTENGAKNSTSAISFRKIPFLVMNKIGIEHVDSGDSKEDAKPSPPSNLTGNADMVETSMMVKRHLEVLQAENGLLKKSIDDLRSEFATSPFTPHRPIDSGKYRESDRTGSKPYAGKTDRRSSSSDKKGQSNEGDFIHLNDELKKPTGIGA from the coding sequence ATGAAGGCTTCTCTTAAGTTTCGAGAAGATCAGAAGCCTCTGTTCAGAGCCAAAGTTCCGATCAATGTTTTGGGTTTGCCGTTTCAATCTGGAGTCGTTGCTGGAGAGTCGAAGGAACTCACTCTGAGTCTCGCCTCGTTCTTCGATTCCGGTCCCTCGCTGAAACTCGCTTACCGGCCCAACGATTCGTGGAATCCGTTCAGTCTCATTGTGAAAACCGGGTCTGGACCGTTCGGATCGCCGAATTCGAGTTCCATGATGATGACGGCCGAATTCAATATGTTGGGTCGTGGAAACCCTAGCTTTTTTCTCCACTTCAAGCCGAGATTTGGTGATTTTTGTATCAAGAAATCGCAGTCGTCGGCTTTTGTTAATCATATATTGAAATCTGAACCGAACGGCGTTGTTTCGGATGAGGAGGATGGGACAGTGGAGGTCGTTGAGAAGTCAGAGGGGTATTTTCCGGTGAACGGCGTGTTTTCCCCCAATAAGATTGGGGTTTCTCCGCCGGAGGGGGTGTCAGCAGCCGGCGTCATCAACGGTTTGTTTTCTGGCGTGAATTTGAGCGCGAACACGGTGCTGCCGATGAGGAAAGGCGCCGTGCTGAGTTTTCGGTGGGGGCTTAGGGTTCCGGCCGAGGTGAAGACCGCGTTGACGGAGAACGGGGCGAAGAATTCGACTTCCGCGATTTCGTTCCGGAAGATTCCCTTCCTCGTGATGAACAAAATTGGGATCGAACATGTGGACAGCGGTGATTCGAAGGAGGACGCCAAGCCTTCCCCACCTTCAAACCTGACCGGAAACGCTGACATGGTAGAGACGTCCATGATGGTGAAGCGGCACCTCGAGGTTCTCCAAGCGGAGAATGGGTTACTGAAAAAATCCATCGATGATCTCCGGTCGGAATTCGCCACCAGTCCATTCACACCGCATAGACCTATCGATTCCGGCAAGTACAGAGAAAGCGATAGAACCGGCAGCAAACCATATGCCGGAAAAACTGATCGGCGTAGTAGCAGCAGCGACAAAAAGGGGCAATCAAATGAGGGGGATTTCATTCATTTGAACGACGAGTTGAAGAAGCCAACTGGCATTGGCGCCTGA
- the LOC117920054 gene encoding protein EMSY-LIKE 3-like isoform X2, which produces MDYELSDSSGTDDDLPPSHQNRGSRGGRVAGNGRSVVGSAPYPRLHSDMETQIHHLEQEAYSSVLRAFKAQSDAITWDKEGLITELRKELRVSDDEHRELLARVNADNIIQRIREWRQAGGHQTAMLSMSQHAHDQIPSPTVSASRKKQKLSQSVPSLSFGVSSQALHPQSVAPASVQPSPSTMKRGPALGGRGKKFKPGQPFPGLSSVKSMQYHSSIPAGRGQFRTSSGTLTTNEPAEPGTYDPLIGRKVMTRWPEDNNFYEAVITDYNPLEISPEDIQWEGEDPGISRQGGRGGQGRGVKRSTSRGVALPSAGRGRGSTKVQSNREFPPSQNGIGKKVSDSDDIEIFHTDTLIKEVERVFGASHPDPVELEKAKKMLKEHEQALVDAISRLGDASDGESDEEQPLSHGQRMDREQGWRTGGGGEMAGGMPDGSEGGERMAGVGRTASDDQQDNDIDDI; this is translated from the exons ATGGACTATGAGCTCTCCGATAGTAGCG GTACTGATGATGATCTTCCTCCATCACATCAAAATAGAGGTTCAAGAGGAGGTCGTGTTGCAGGAAATGGAAGATCTGTTGTAGGTTCTGCCCCATACCCTAGGTTGCATAGTGATATGGAGACCCAGATTCACCACCTTGAGCAAGAAGCCTACAGTTCTGTTTTGAGAGCTTTTAAAGCTCAGTCCGATGCCATTACTTGG GATAAGGAAGGTTTAATAACAGAACTTAGGAAAGAGCTGAGGGTATCAGATGATGAACACAGAGAGCTTCTGGCCAGAGTTAATGCTGATAACATAATTCAGAGGATAag GGAATGGAGACAGGCAGGTGGGCACCAAACTGCTATGCTCAGCATGTCTCAGCATGCTCATGATCAAATACCTAGTCCTACTGTTTCAGCATCTCGCAAGAAACAGAAGCTATCTCAATCGGTACCTTCTCTTTCATTTGGTGTCTCATCACAAGCTTTACACCCTCAATCAGTAGCTCCTGCATCAGTGCAGCCATCGCCATCGACCATGAAACGAGGACCTGCATTAGGTGGCCGGGGGAAAAAATTTAAACCA GGTCAACCATTTCCTGGTTTATCCTCAGTGAAGTCTATGCAATACCATTCAAGCATTCCTGCAGGAAGGGGTCAATTTCGCACTTCTTCTGGCACCCTCACAACAAATGAACCTGCTGAGCCTGGAACATATGATCCATTAATTGGAAGGAAGGTGATGACGAGATGGCCTGAAGACAACAACTTCTATGAGGCTGTAATTACTGATTACAACCCTCTTGAG ATTTCTCCTGAGGACATCCAATGGGAAGGGGAGGATCCAGGAATATCACGTCAAGGAGGGCGTGGCGGACAAGGTCGTGGTGTTAAGAGATCCACAAGCCGTGGTGTTGCTCTTCCAAGTGCTGGAAGAGGGAGAGGATCCACAAAGGTTCAATCCAATAGGGAATTCCCCCCATCTCAAAATGGGATCGGGAAGAAAGTTTCAGATTCGGATGATATTGAAATATTTCACACAGATACACTAATAAAGGAG GTTGAGAGGGTATTTGGTGCAAGTCATCCTGATCCTGTTGAGCTTGAAAAGGCAAAGAAAATGCTCAAA GAGCATGAGCAAGCATTGGTTGATGCAATCTCAAGGCTTGGGGATGCGTCTGATGGTGAAAGTG ATGAAGAGCAGCCTCTCTCACATGGGCAACGAATGGACCGAGAACAGGGATGGAGAACAGGTGGTGGGGGTGAGATGGCTGGAGGAATGCCTGATGGTTCTGAGGGTGGTGAAAGGATGGCAGGGGTGGGTAGAACCGCTTCAGATGACCAACAAGACAATGATATTGATGACatctaa
- the LOC117919756 gene encoding uncharacterized protein LOC117919756 — MVGPSHLKAPHSFHVFSMKSPSSTFQQSMKLKTLIHTLIFSHLCRIARALARAKSILIDVLKENHLMHMKKKKQKKIFGSIRLHYNWCSSHVMPVSTPVLDGFSTSHLYYDSTWNSIIPPECEDMAERQLSGYLHWLEEKKVHDNSTVEPDMNEIDKLADMFIANCHEKFRLEKQESYRRFQEMLARSM, encoded by the coding sequence ATGGTTGGCCCATCTCATCTCAAAGCCCCCCACTCCTTCCATGTTTTCTCAATGAAGTCACCATCTTCAACCTTTCAACAATCCATGAAACTCAAAACCCTAATCCACACCCTGATCTTCTCTCACCTCTGCCGCATAGCCCGAGCTCTTGCCAGAGCAAAGTCCATTCTCATCGATGTCCTCAAGGAAAACCACCTCATGcacatgaagaagaagaaacagaagAAAATATTTGGATCAATCAGGCTGCACTACAACTGGTGTTCTTCGCATGTTATGCCTGTGTCCACACCAGTTCTTGATGGGTTTTCAACAAGCCATTTGTACTATGATTCCACGTGGAATTCTATCATCCCACCTGAGTGTGAGGACATGGCCGAGAGGCAGCTATCTGGGTACCTCCATTGGCTAGAGGAGAAGAAGGTGCACGATAACTCCACAGTGGAGCCAGACATGAATGAGATTGATAAACTTGCTGATATGTTCATTGCAAACTGCCATGAGAAGTTCAGGTTGGAGAAGCAAGAGTCATATAGGAGATTCCAGGAAATGCTAGCTAGAAGCATGTGA